In the Hordeum vulgare subsp. vulgare chromosome 7H, MorexV3_pseudomolecules_assembly, whole genome shotgun sequence genome, one interval contains:
- the LOC123413620 gene encoding uncharacterized protein LOC123413620, whose translation MGRWAAHGPQRPGIRVTHHAVLLRRTTSRVRRASLPLAGAAMRRSRVPCRPITRPRAPTDGRDLTGQRFKSLQPLTELQRGKRKQFASEMARASAVAAAVVALAAVLLILAAPAAGAAGQKKPATAARREDVPYIRCQVCERIAREISAQVAAKQQALPPSKKVPEIEIIDIAENVCNLKKQEADWMLRIDIVEKGDRLELVDQDEEGHCNSECKTIERACQEVMGYADTDVAEFVYTNKPSVDQLIKFVCKDITKACAANPPPVPKDRVPGEPFAAKPSKDAEMEKIMRSMEGMPGAPNMKMYSRDDLMKNNFGVEGDEDDEDEDEDEDYNLPKNLGNILKNKGPQKKDLKQQVVKQIKDTGKKLKGHVSKVSKVVKNWWKGKKNPAKSSKSEL comes from the exons ATGGGCCGTTGGGCGGCCCACGGTCCACAGCGGCCGGGCATCCGAGTCACGCACCACGCTGTCCTCCTCCGTCGAACCACGTCACGCGTCCGACGTGCCTCTCTCCCATTGGCCGGCGCCGCCATGCGCCGGTCACGCGTCCCGTGCCGTCCGATCACGCGCCCCCGCGCGCCAACCGACGGCCGCGATCTCACCGGCCAGCGCTTCAAGTCTCTGCAGCCACTGACCGAGCTGCAGAGGGGGAAGAGGAAGCAATTTGCATCGGAGATGGCGAGGGCAAGcgccgtggcggcggcggtggtggcccTGGCGGCCGTGCTCCTCATCCTGGCCGCGCCCGCGGCGGGGGCGGCGGGGCAGAAGAagccggcgacggcggcgaggcggGAGGACGTGCCGTACATCCGGTGCCAGGTCTGCGAGCGGATCGCTCGGGAGATCTCCGCGCAGGTCGCCGCCAAGCAGCAGGCCCTCCCGCCCTCCAAGAAG GTGCCGGAGATCGAGATCATCGACATCGCGGAGAATGTGTGCAACCTGAAGAAGCAGGAGGCGGACTGGATGCTCCGGATCGACATCGTCGAGAAAGGCGACAGGCTCGAG CTTGTGGACCAAGATGAGGAAGGGCATTGTAATTCTGAATGCAAGACCATTGAGCGTGCATGCCAGGAG GTGATGGGGTATGCTGATACCGATGTTGCTGAGTTTGTCTACACAAATAAGCCTTCAGTTGATCAGCTTATAAAGTTTGTCTGCAAAGATATAACGAAAGCATGTGCTGCGAATCCACCACCAGTTCCAAAA GACCGGGTTCCTGGAGAACCCTTTGCAGCAAAGCCATCaaaggatgctgagatggagaaGATAATGAGATCAATGGAG GGCATGCCGGGAGCCCCAAACATGAAGATGTACTCTAGAGATGATTTGATGAAGAACAACTTTGGGGtcgaaggtgatgaagatgatgaagatgaggatgaagacgaggatTATAACTTACCCAAGAACTTG GGAAACATTCTAAAAAACAAGGGTCCGCAAAAGAAAGACCTGAAGCAACAGGTCGTGAAACAGATCAAGGATACCGGCAAGAAACTGAAAGGGCATGTGAGCAAGGTGTCCAAGGTGGTAAAGAATTGGTGGAAGGGGAAGAAGAATCCTGCAAAATCAAGCAAAAGCGAGCTATGA
- the LOC123413619 gene encoding probable glucuronosyltransferase Os03g0107900 encodes MRGPRHPQCTPAHQAGALLLVAVTFLLTRLLSAPPPPPPFPTPGPRLSAAADHLRVYVYAEDEVDGLRALLRGRDGAVSAATCLKGQWGTQVKIHQLLLRSRYRTLDKDEANLFFVPSYVKCVRMTGGLTDKEINQTYVKVLSQMPYFRRSGGRDHIFVFPSGAGAHLFRSWATFLNRSIILTPEGDRTDKRGISAFNTWKDIIIPGNVDDSMVKPDARAVQPIPLTKRKYLANFLGRAQGKVGRLKLVELAKQYPDKLESPELKLSGPDKLGRIDYFKHLRNAKFCLAPRGESSWTLRFYESFFVECVPVLLSDEVELPFQNVIDYTEISIKWPASKIGPELFQYLESIPEERIEEMIARGREVRCMWVYALDTEPCSAMTAIMWELQRKVRRFHQSTETFWLHNRSIVNRDLVEFRQWRTPVPLP; translated from the exons ATGCGGGGCCCGCGCCACCCCCAGTGCACGCCGGCCCACCAGGCGGGCgccctcctcctcgtcgccgtcaCCTTCCTCCTCACCCGCCTCCTCTCGGCCCCTCCCCCTCCACCGCCCTTCCCCACCCCCGGCCCCCGGCTGTCCGCCGCGGCCGACCACCTCCGCGTCTACGTCTACGCCGAGGACGAGGTCGACGGCCTGCGGGCGCTGCTACGCGGCCGCGACGGCGCCGTCTCCGCCGCCACCTGCCTCAAGGGCCAGTGGGGGACGCAG GTGAAGATCCACCAGCTTCTCCTCAGGTCAAGGTACAGGACACTGGACAAGGACGAAGCGAATCTCTTCTTTGTTCCCAGCTATGTCAAATGCGTTCGCATGACGGGAGGTCTCACCGACAAGGAAATCAATCAGACATATGTCAAG GTTCTGAGTCAGATGCCATATTTCCGCAGATCGGGTGGGCGTGACCACATTTTCGTCTTCCCAAG CGGTGCTGGAGCTCACCTGTTTCGCTCGTGGGCAACTTTTCTTAATCGGTCCATCATCCTCACTCCAGAG GGTGACCGTACTGACAAGCGAGGTATAAGTGCATTTAATACATGGAAAGACATTATTATCCCGGGGAATGTGGATGATTCTATGGTGAAACCTGATGCTCGTGCTGTCCAACCAATTCCATTGACGAAAAGGAAGTATTTAGCAAACTTTCTTGGTCGTGCCCAGGGAAAAGTAGGCCGTCTTAAATTGGTGGAACTGGCAAAGCAGTATCCTGACAAG CTGGAGTCTCCAGAACTGAAGTTGTCTGGGCCTGACAAATTGGGTAGGATTGATTACTTCAAACACCTGAGGAATGCAAAGTTTTGCCTAGCTCCTCGTGGGGAGTCTTCGTGGACACTTCGCTTTTATGAATCTTTCTTTGTG GAAtgcgtgccggttcttttatcagACGAGGTTGAGCTCCCTTTCCAGAATGTGATTGACTACACCGAGATATCGATAAAATGGCCAGCGTCCAAGATCGGTCCTGAACTTTTCCAGTACCTTGAGTCGATACCAG AGGAAAGAATCGAGGAGATGATTGCCCGTGGACGCGAGGTGAGATGCATGTGGGTGTACGCCCTGGACACGGAGCCCTGCTCCGCGATGACTGCCATCATGTGGGAGCTGCAGAGGAAGGTGAGGCGGTTCCACCAGTCCACAGAAACATTCTGGCTTCACAACAGGTCAATCGTTAACAGAGATTTGGTGGAGTTCCGGCAGTGGAGAACACCTGTTCCATTACCATAA
- the LOC123407771 gene encoding uncharacterized protein LOC123407771, whose translation MGTEQPSEKKKPPPPEKKAPLPKVVTLNKALKLAQTWVDRMSALEPDELNDKDFEGRPSGLGLGARVAPNAKRAAPTDPVERRLLGKVNAQKRKSAEEEKANTQEMNEASDDDSGEPQGRTSACSKKRQLPSVTSMPSGKKAK comes from the exons ATGGGGACCGAGCAGCCGTCGGAGAAGaagaagccgccgccgccggagaagaaggCGCCGCTGCCCAAGGTGGTCACGCTCAACAAGGCGCTCAAGCTG GCCCAGACATGGGTGGACAGGATGAGTGCGCTGGAGCCGGATGAACTGAACGATAAGGATTTCGAGGGTCGGCCTTCAGG GCTTGGTCTTGGTGCGAGAGTGGCGCCTAATGCGAAGCGGGCAGCTCCCACTGATCCGGTGGAGAGGAGGTTGCTTGGAAAGGTGAATGCGCAGAAGAGGAAGTCAGCGGAGGAGGAGAAAGCAAACACTCAGGAGATGAATGAGGCGAGCGACGATGATAGCGGTGAGCCTCAAGGTAGAACCAGTGCTTGTAGCAAGAAGAGGCAATTGCCTTCTGTTACTTCAATGCCATCAGGGAAGAAGGCCAAATGA